The window TTGCGGCTGCGAGCCGCCGCGGCCATTTTCAGGATCAGCGGCGAAGTCCAGGTCGCGCGGCAGGTGGCCGGCGAGTTGGTGGATGATCCCGAGTGGTGGCTGCGGGATCATGCGGCCAAGCTGTTGGAAAAAATTCAGGCTTCAGAATCGATTGAAAAATAAGAATTGGGGCGGGTTCTCAACGCCTCGGCCTCGGATAGCCAGTGCCGGTTGCGAGGCTTTCCCATTTCAGAAAAATGCTTCCTTCCAAAGATTAAATGTAATCGCGGCGAACAGGCGTGGGCGCCGACCATCATCAGCAAACGTAGTGCAACGAGCGACGAAAAAAGTTGCCCTTGACGATCTCCACGAAGTCGCTCGAATGGACGTTACTTCACAGAAGCTCGGTCAATGGTAGAGAAGTAGGGTGGCCCATGCAGCGTATGCCCGATGAATTCGGGCTAGAGCGGCTGAAGGACGAACACGCTGCGAACGTCCGTTGAAATGCTCGGACCACCACGAACCCGCCATGCCCAGGTTCCCGTAAGCGACGGTCACCACGGCTCGCCGCGCTAGTCCTTTGGACAAGCCGACGATGCCTTGTTCAAGATGATGATCGCCGCCAGGAGCTTCTAACAAGTCCAGCTTGCTGAGGGGGCAGACGGGTCCGCACCCCTTCGCAGGCTCCAACACTCGCGTTGCGAGTTGGAGCTTGCGATATGCGCCCGAATTCAACCGGCCCCGATTCTGGCAGTACCCAATCTGCCCATGTTTCCGTGCCACCGGCATTGCCGGCATGGATCACGCCGGAACTGATCGAAGATACGATCCAGGTTTGGCAGCCGTATTACAAAGAGGATTTGACCGTTGCCGATGCCGTCGCCATCATGGTGAATATCACGGAATTGTTGGCCGTGCTCGACGAGGAGAAGATGCCATGAAACTATTCATTGGACTTGCACGGGTTAGCAGCCGTGAGCAAGAGCGTGAAGGTTTCTCCCTGGAAATCCAGGAAGATGCTCTTCTCAATTACGCCGACAAGGCGGGGGGAACAATCGAGAAGTTGTTCCGCATCGCTGAAACAGCCTCCAAGAGCGACGAGCGAACGACGTTTCGTGCGATGATTGACTACGCGCGAAAGAATGCTCACCGGCTCGACGGCATACTGTTCTATAAAATCGACCGAGCCTCGCGAAACCTGTTCGATTACGTCGAATTAGAGCGGCTAGAATCCGACCAGGGATTGCCGTTCATCTCGATCTCCCAGCCCACAGAGAATACGCCTACTGGCCGGATGATGCGCCGCACCTTGGCTAACATGGCGTCGTTTTATACGGAACAACAGTCGGTCGATGTCCGAGAGGGCATTGCCCGCCGCGTTGAAGAAGGCTGGTTTCCCAGCCGTCCCCCCTTCGGATACCGAAACGTCCGCCACGATGGGCGCGGCATGGTCGAGGTTCACCCCGAGAACGGCCCCAAGGTTCGTCGGGTGTTTTTTCTCTACGCCTACCACCACCTGACCATCGACGATTTGGCCGAACGGCTTTTTTCGGAAGGGGTCTTCTACTCTGCATCGTCGCCGAAGTTTCCGCGCAGCTCGCTGCACGCCATGCTGCGGGACCGCTCATATCTCGGAGAAATTGATTTTCGTGGTCAATGGTTTCCGGGTAAGCATGAGCCGCTGGTTGACCTGACAACGTGGGACCGGGTTCAAGTCTTGCTCGGCGGCCACGTCTACAATTCCCACGAAATGACCTACGCCAGCGAATTGATTACCTGCGGCCATTGCGGCGGCGCAATCACTGGCGAAAAAAAGACCAAGCAGACCAAGGCCGGGGAACGGGAATACTTTTATTACCGTTGTTCAAAGTATTCAACTGAGGGACACCCGCGCACTCGATTAACCGAGAAGGAAGTCGACCAGCAAGTCCTTGCGCTATTCGACCGGCTGCGGATCGATGACGAAAAAGTCCGGGACTGGGTGGTGCGAATGCTTCGTTCTCGGACGAAGGATCAGCAGGACCAAGCACGATCATGGCGCTCCGAGCTTCACCGACAATTGACCCTGGCGATCAACCAGCAGGACCGGCTGCTAAACCTGCGGCTTCACGAAGAAGTTGATGCGGATACTTTTGCCACCAAGCAGACCGAACTCCGTGATCGCGTCGCGCGACTGAAGCTTCAGATCGACGCTTCTGACCGTACCCACGACGAAAATGCCGACATCGCCATTAAGGCGTTTGAACTTTCACAAAACCTGCGGGCCAAATGGCTTACCGCCGATTTTGTCGCGAAGCGCCGAATCCTTGAAATCCTTTGTTTGAACTGGACACTCAACGGCGTAAGTCTTGTCCCTGAAATGAGAAAGCCCTTCGACCTGTTGGTCGAAGGGCTCGTTTCAGAAGAAAGTCGGGGCGACAGGATTTGAACTTGCGACCTCTACGTCCCGAAGGACGGGAGCAAAACGCAAACCCCGGTATTCCCGGTGTTTCGTATCCCTGGATTTTACAAATTTTCCAGCGCTTGAGAAGGATTCTGGCGCTCATTCTGGCGCTGGGTCTGTTTCGTCCGCAATCGTCGGATTGCCTTTGTCCCAGCGGATCATGCGTGCGTAGAGTCCCTGGCTGCGGCGAGCATCGAATTCCTGCTGCGCCGTCGGCTTGCCGTGCTTGTCGCGACGGCGGTTCTTGAAAAGTGTGGTCGTCGCGTCTTTCCAGTCACTGCCATTCCGATTGGTTTGAAGTACGTAGTGTGCCATCGGGATTTCCTCGGTAAGTGCGTAAAAAAAGCCGCTCTTTCATCAGCGGCCGACAGCCGAAATTATACCACGCCAGTTGTACCGAACAATCCGCTGCGAAGGCCAGCCTGGCTCGCGTGCCGCGCCGGCCAGCGGTCCTTGAGTTCGCGCGCTAGCCACCCCGCCTGCACGCCAGAGGCTTCTGCACGGTTGATTGAGGTTGCTCGCAGGGCGATCCATCCTAGCAAG is drawn from Pirellulales bacterium and contains these coding sequences:
- a CDS encoding recombinase family protein gives rise to the protein MKLFIGLARVSSREQEREGFSLEIQEDALLNYADKAGGTIEKLFRIAETASKSDERTTFRAMIDYARKNAHRLDGILFYKIDRASRNLFDYVELERLESDQGLPFISISQPTENTPTGRMMRRTLANMASFYTEQQSVDVREGIARRVEEGWFPSRPPFGYRNVRHDGRGMVEVHPENGPKVRRVFFLYAYHHLTIDDLAERLFSEGVFYSASSPKFPRSSLHAMLRDRSYLGEIDFRGQWFPGKHEPLVDLTTWDRVQVLLGGHVYNSHEMTYASELITCGHCGGAITGEKKTKQTKAGEREYFYYRCSKYSTEGHPRTRLTEKEVDQQVLALFDRLRIDDEKVRDWVVRMLRSRTKDQQDQARSWRSELHRQLTLAINQQDRLLNLRLHEEVDADTFATKQTELRDRVARLKLQIDASDRTHDENADIAIKAFELSQNLRAKWLTADFVAKRRILEILCLNWTLNGVSLVPEMRKPFDLLVEGLVSEESRGDRI